The window CACATGGGCTCTGTCCATGTCGTATCCGCATACCTGCCGGAACCGGCTTACCCTATCCGGGTCAACAGTGACACCGGGATAAACCACGCAGGCGTTTTCAAGGATTGTATCCGGGGCCGGGGTCGCGGGACGGACCATGGACAGGCTGACCAGCCGGGCAAAGAGTCCCGGGATTGAGGGCGGGGCATCCATGACAATCACCCGGCCTTGGCCTGAAGGAAGAAACACAGTGTCAAGCACAGTATCCAGAGGCATGATGTTCATATCCTGTTTTGCATTAAAATTCCCAGGCATCCTATCATCTCCGGCAGGCTTGTCAATATACGGGTCAAACACGAACTCTCAAAGAAATTTCCTTCACGGCCTTCCCAAGCCATGGTAGAATTAGTTGTCTATGTTCAAAAGGTGTCCGACGATTTTGCCGGTACCGGGACCAATCTTTCAATGGCACAAAGTAATCACCCTTAAATGCAGGAGACGATTCAATATGGAATCCATCATGGACATTGTCAAAGGCAGAGACCCTTATGAAAAAGAATTCCACCAGGCGGTTCACGAGGTAGCGGAATCCGTAAAACCCGTGCTTGATAAAAATCCGGAATACCGGCATGCAGGCATCATGGAGCGTATAGTGGAACCGGAGCGCGTGATTCAGTTCCGGGTGCCCTGGGTGGATGACCAAGGCCGGGTGCAGGTGAACAGAGGTTTTCGCATCCAGATGAACTCGGCCATCGGTCCCTACAAGGGAGGGTTGCGATTTCACCCCTCCGTGAACCTGTCCATCCTGAAGTTCCTTGCCTTTGAGCAGGTCTTTAAAAACGCGCTGACCACGCTTCCCATGGGCGGCGGCAAAGGTGGGTCCGACTTTGACCCCAAGGGGAAATCCGACTTTGAGGTGATGCGGTTCTGCCAGAGCTTCATGACGGAACTGTACCGCCACATCGGCCATAACACGGATGTCCCGGCAGGTGATATCGGCGTGGGAGGCCGGGAGATCGGTTATCTGTTCGGCATGTATAAAAAGCTTAAAAATGAATTTTCCGGTGTGCTCACCGGCAAGGCCCTGAACTGGGGCGGTTCCCTGATCCGGCCCGAGGCCACGGGGTACGGTTCTGTGTTCTTTGCCGATGAGATGCTGGCCACCCGGAACGACAACCTGAAAGATAAAATCTGCCTGGTGTCCGGTTCGGGCAACGTGGCCCAGTATACCACAGAGAAGATCAACCATCTGGGCGGAAAGGTGGTGACGCTCTCCGATTCATCGGGCTACATTTATGACGAGGAAGGCATTGACGAAAACCGCCTGCAGTGGATCATGTACCTTAAAAATGTAAAACGTGCCCGTATCAAAGAGTATGTGGAAAAATATCCCAAGGCCCGGTACACGCCCGTTGACGGTAGCCTGGATCACAATCCCCTGTGGGATCATAAAGCTGATTGCGCGTTTCCTTCCGCCACCCAGAACGAGATCAATGCCAAGGATGCCCAGAACCTGGTCAACAACGGTGTGTTCCTTGTGTGCGAAGGCGCAAATATGCCGTCAACCCCGGAAGCCATTAATATTTTCCTGGATCACAAGCTGCTCTATACCCCGGGCAAGGCATCCAATGCCGGGGGCGTGGCTGTATCCGGCCTGGAGATGTCCCAGAACTCCATGCGCATTAAATGGTCCAGGGATGAGGTCGAAGCCAAGCTCAAAGGCATCATGCAAAGCATTCACCACGCCTGCCTGGATGCGGCCGAAGAGTACGGGACGCCCGGCAACTACGTGAACGGCGCCAACATTGCTGGGTTTGTCAAGGTGGCCGACGCCATGATGGATCACGGCATTGTCTGATTGCGACTCAAAGGTCAGGCTGGTACAAAGTGAAATCAATATTGCCGGAAACAGGATATTTGAATACCTTTTATTGATTCATTGGTATAGCCTGACCTTTTGTTTTAAATCAATAAACGTTGAGCCTGACGTTATTTTCTATCTTTTCAGGCAAAACGCTCCCATTCAAACCGGGTGATGTTGCGCTCGTTCCGGTCAAATTCCACGCCGACCAGGTAAATTTCGGCCACGTTTCCACGATATTTGTCTGCATAGCCCTTTTGCCGGATCTGTTCAAGGGCTGTTCCGGTGGTTTTGTCAATGTCCACAACTTTGAATTCAAAAATATAGACTTTTGTGTCCATTCGAACCGTCATATCAATACGGCCGTGACTGGTTGTGTCTTCTGGGGTTACATCAAGGCCGATGGCTGAAAAATAGCAGTAAAAAATAGAAGCATAGTATCCATCGTATTCGGCAAGCCTGTTTTTCCTGTACCAGTCATGGGGGATAGCGGAAAAAAGCGCATGAAAGACCTGCCTGATATTGTTTATGTCTGTCGTTGCAACACACTGATACAAATCAATTTTATACCGTTCATAGACAGGCCGCCTGGACAGCAGATAGGCTGAAACCGTATCGGTAAAACTTTTTTTGACTTCCAGGTTTGGAAAATCCAGGCGGTATACCGTCATATTCCCGAGTTACTCTTTTTTCTTTATGGTCAGGTATCCGGTTTGAAACATGATGGTTTCAACCTCTATGGTCTCTATGTCAAAACTTCCGAGAAGCGTGTCTGTTGCAACCGCATCTTGGGCTTGATCATAACTTCGGCCACCTTGTCCCCATATTTTCAGAACATAAAAGATAATGCTGGAATTACAATCGGTTGATAGTGCCATGAATCGAATTTTTTCATGAGTGGCCGATCTTATGAT is drawn from uncultured Desulfobacter sp. and contains these coding sequences:
- the gdhA gene encoding NADP-specific glutamate dehydrogenase encodes the protein MESIMDIVKGRDPYEKEFHQAVHEVAESVKPVLDKNPEYRHAGIMERIVEPERVIQFRVPWVDDQGRVQVNRGFRIQMNSAIGPYKGGLRFHPSVNLSILKFLAFEQVFKNALTTLPMGGGKGGSDFDPKGKSDFEVMRFCQSFMTELYRHIGHNTDVPAGDIGVGGREIGYLFGMYKKLKNEFSGVLTGKALNWGGSLIRPEATGYGSVFFADEMLATRNDNLKDKICLVSGSGNVAQYTTEKINHLGGKVVTLSDSSGYIYDEEGIDENRLQWIMYLKNVKRARIKEYVEKYPKARYTPVDGSLDHNPLWDHKADCAFPSATQNEINAKDAQNLVNNGVFLVCEGANMPSTPEAINIFLDHKLLYTPGKASNAGGVAVSGLEMSQNSMRIKWSRDEVEAKLKGIMQSIHHACLDAAEEYGTPGNYVNGANIAGFVKVADAMMDHGIV
- a CDS encoding PD-(D/E)XK nuclease domain-containing protein; the protein is MTVYRLDFPNLEVKKSFTDTVSAYLLSRRPVYERYKIDLYQCVATTDINNIRQVFHALFSAIPHDWYRKNRLAEYDGYYASIFYCYFSAIGLDVTPEDTTSHGRIDMTVRMDTKVYIFEFKVVDIDKTTGTALEQIRQKGYADKYRGNVAEIYLVGVEFDRNERNITRFEWERFA